The following coding sequences lie in one Candidatus Thermoplasmatota archaeon genomic window:
- a CDS encoding M28 family peptidase, which produces MKHIQKTQITSSIIVFCFFVSVLPAVSSSFIGAPQSPGVSQDSTHLSTDLYNPKVAAALSQITEGRLREILTVLVGFSPRFTGTYGCEQAANYIYDFFQSNHLQTRYHNWSSWGNEYHRRFFSSRNIEATIPGTDKKNTVLLFSAHYDGVKSAPAANDDGSGTAAVLLSAAVLNQFSFNHTLKFVAFSGEEIGLLGSHAYAKESYENHENILLNINADMIGHAETSEGGSRMGISSSEDLAWLFDIADSLCSIYDIDLTISRGSINRDGRGWSDYFSFIEYGYEAFACWGGEHDPNMHTSKDDLNNVNFSYLVKTTRLITALLGTLADYEDFYPQVTIASPRIGKLYIEGREKRSIGDLKTIVLNDIWIWADVRYASVPILRAEFYLDDRLMYTDTQVPFSWQFNKFSVGTHRVTILVYDELGRKSSEYRDIRFINLLLKK; this is translated from the coding sequence ATGAAACATATTCAAAAAACACAGATAACATCAAGTATTATTGTCTTCTGCTTTTTCGTTTCAGTACTACCTGCTGTTTCCTCTTCTTTTATCGGCGCACCACAATCACCGGGTGTTTCTCAGGATTCTACTCATCTCTCAACGGATTTATATAACCCAAAAGTTGCTGCAGCACTCAGTCAAATCACTGAGGGTCGTCTTCGTGAGATTCTTACAGTGCTTGTTGGTTTTTCTCCACGGTTTACAGGAACCTATGGATGCGAACAAGCAGCAAACTATATCTATGATTTTTTTCAGAGTAACCATCTTCAAACGCGGTACCACAACTGGAGCTCATGGGGGAACGAGTATCATCGACGGTTTTTTTCCAGCAGAAACATCGAAGCAACCATCCCTGGAACAGACAAGAAGAATACTGTTCTTTTGTTCAGTGCACACTATGATGGTGTGAAAAGTGCTCCTGCAGCTAATGATGATGGCAGCGGTACGGCGGCAGTTCTTCTTTCAGCTGCAGTTTTGAATCAATTTAGTTTTAACCATACTTTGAAGTTTGTAGCTTTTTCTGGTGAAGAAATTGGTTTGCTAGGTAGTCACGCTTATGCAAAAGAATCCTATGAAAATCATGAGAACATTTTGTTGAATATCAATGCAGATATGATTGGTCATGCCGAAACCAGTGAAGGCGGGAGCAGAATGGGTATTTCTTCATCAGAAGATCTAGCTTGGCTTTTTGATATTGCTGATAGTCTTTGTAGTATCTATGATATTGATTTGACGATAAGTCGTGGTAGTATCAATCGTGATGGTCGCGGCTGGAGCGATTATTTTTCTTTTATTGAATACGGCTATGAGGCATTTGCCTGTTGGGGCGGAGAACATGATCCAAATATGCATACTTCAAAGGATGACCTAAACAATGTAAATTTTTCCTATCTTGTAAAAACCACTCGTTTGATTACAGCACTGCTTGGAACACTGGCTGATTACGAGGATTTTTACCCCCAAGTGACAATTGCATCACCTCGAATTGGAAAGCTCTACATTGAAGGAAGAGAAAAACGTAGCATCGGTGATCTCAAAACTATAGTTCTTAATGATATCTGGATTTGGGCTGATGTTCGCTATGCTTCAGTGCCGATTCTCCGCGCTGAGTTTTATCTCGATGATCGTCTCATGTATACTGATACGCAGGTCCCGTTCTCTTGGCAGTTCAATAAATTTTCAGTGGGGACCCACCGAGTGACGATACTTGTGTATGATGAACTGGGGAGAAAATCTTCTGAGTATCGAGATATTCGTTTCATTAATCTTTTACTTAAAAAATAG
- a CDS encoding M28 family metallopeptidase, whose amino-acid sequence MNHGAYFGVMLCCFLCIGVIQQPYYVQSAGATSSDQTEDILEMISQVDEGLVQNYVTKLCAFRPRYTGTTLCTLAAQYLFDELSSMGLETSFHEWFYKGFRSRNVVATLPGTDPESTAVFIICGHYDTVEVSPGADDDASGVASVLACARIMSQYSFPHTIRFIAFSGEEVGTLGSFSYARDAYRQEDNIVAVLNLDMVGYANSAEGGSTLRFFPAPRARWIADFAESISEKYKDIIDMNVEILPCYIGSDAQPFIDYGYDGVWIAHHDGYSWGHSADDVPEHLNYTYHAKATRFMLAVLAEFAIKPLPVQVIIKTPLEGYGYFFDRPTIKLDLGKQWYKGLRGITIAIGRPVVRVDVLSSEPIKYVVFCVDGNFMYWDSQAPFEWKLGGLHYPLVGRHTLQVYAYTTEGNSAVDEMQIIILTFSCQYS is encoded by the coding sequence ATGAACCATGGCGCATATTTTGGAGTGATGCTTTGTTGTTTTCTATGCATCGGTGTTATCCAACAGCCGTATTATGTTCAATCCGCTGGTGCAACTAGTTCTGATCAAACAGAAGATATTCTTGAGATGATCAGTCAGGTTGATGAAGGACTTGTGCAAAACTATGTTACAAAGCTTTGTGCGTTTCGACCACGGTATACTGGAACTACGCTGTGTACTCTTGCAGCTCAGTATCTATTTGATGAGTTGAGTTCTATGGGTCTTGAAACTAGTTTTCATGAGTGGTTCTATAAGGGTTTTAGAAGTAGGAATGTGGTTGCAACACTTCCTGGTACTGATCCAGAGAGTACTGCTGTTTTTATTATCTGCGGGCATTATGATACTGTGGAAGTATCACCAGGTGCTGATGATGATGCGTCTGGTGTTGCATCGGTGCTTGCCTGTGCTCGTATTATGAGTCAGTATTCTTTTCCTCATACGATACGTTTTATTGCTTTTTCTGGTGAAGAGGTTGGAACACTGGGGAGTTTTTCGTATGCACGTGATGCGTATCGGCAGGAAGACAATATTGTTGCAGTATTAAATCTTGATATGGTTGGATATGCAAACAGTGCTGAGGGTGGAAGCACTCTTCGGTTTTTTCCAGCACCGCGAGCACGGTGGATAGCAGATTTTGCAGAAAGCATCAGTGAAAAATACAAGGATATCATTGATATGAATGTTGAGATTCTTCCATGTTATATTGGTTCTGATGCGCAGCCTTTTATTGATTATGGGTATGATGGTGTATGGATTGCGCATCATGATGGGTATTCCTGGGGCCATTCAGCAGATGATGTTCCTGAGCATTTGAATTACACGTATCATGCAAAAGCAACTCGTTTTATGCTTGCGGTGCTTGCTGAGTTTGCGATTAAACCCCTACCGGTTCAGGTGATTATTAAAACACCGTTGGAAGGGTATGGGTATTTTTTTGATCGACCTACGATAAAACTTGATCTTGGTAAACAGTGGTATAAAGGCCTCCGGGGGATCACGATTGCCATCGGTCGTCCTGTTGTTCGGGTTGATGTTCTGAGCAGTGAACCGATTAAGTATGTTGTTTTTTGTGTTGATGGGAATTTTATGTATTGGGATAGTCAAGCGCCGTTTGAATGGAAACTAGGAGGTTTGCATTATCCACTGGTTGGTCGACATACACTTCAGGTCTATGCGTATACAACTGAGGGAAACAGTGCTGTAGATGAGATGCAAATTATTATACTCACATTTTCATGTCAGTATTCATAA
- a CDS encoding transposase: protein MDYSGETVNHYSPWYCLRTKKKTRKRDFKKIHVAMEIKGPEKPIYSIEVTKATRHDSSLLIPLLDRITGKIGDVCGDKGLSSRRNAQYIPSFARE, encoded by the coding sequence ATTGATTACAGCGGAGAAACAGTTAATCACTACTCACCGTGGTACTGCTTAAGAACTAAGAAGAAAACCAGAAAACGCGATTTCAAAAAGATCCATGTCGCAATGGAAATTAAAGGCCCTGAAAAACCTATCTACTCCATCGAAGTGACTAAAGCAACACGACATGATTCTTCTCTTCTGATTCCGTTACTTGACCGGATCACTGGAAAGATCGGGGATGTCTGCGGTGATAAAGGACTCTCATCACGACGCAATGCACAATACATCCCGAGTTTCGCACGTGAATAA
- a CDS encoding PAS domain-containing protein, which translates to MESYQKELTQIRTILKSNPRGMTVTDIAREININRNSVAKYLDILLISGHAEMVTFGPAKVFFPSRRVPLSAVLNFTLDYVLLIDKDHRIIQINENLLEFLKTSRNDIIGKTIDTLLIPLFQITDFTTNVQKALDGSDTTTEIEFATNQQKFYLNMKYIPTTFDDGEPGVTLIIEDITERKNTEKKLRQVIHEWETTFNSVNEMISIHDAENTIIRANKSFADFFNLSPDQCIGKKCYTLLHGTNHVHQPCPCQQVQQLKKPITVEFFDEHLGKKLQISASPIINDQGIVTGSVHIMRELNR; encoded by the coding sequence GTGGAAAGTTACCAAAAAGAGCTCACCCAAATACGGACCATTCTCAAAAGCAATCCTCGAGGAATGACCGTTACCGACATCGCTCGAGAAATCAACATTAACCGCAACTCAGTTGCCAAATACCTCGACATCCTCCTTATCTCAGGCCATGCAGAAATGGTCACGTTCGGCCCAGCAAAAGTATTTTTCCCGAGCAGACGAGTACCACTTTCAGCAGTACTCAATTTCACCCTCGACTACGTCCTGCTCATTGACAAAGACCACAGAATCATCCAAATCAATGAAAACCTCCTCGAATTTCTCAAAACATCACGAAACGACATCATCGGGAAAACCATCGATACACTTCTCATACCACTCTTTCAAATTACTGACTTCACCACCAACGTCCAAAAAGCACTCGACGGCTCTGATACAACTACAGAAATCGAATTTGCAACCAATCAACAAAAATTCTATCTCAACATGAAATACATCCCAACAACCTTCGACGATGGAGAACCTGGAGTAACACTGATCATTGAAGACATCACCGAACGAAAAAACACTGAAAAAAAACTGAGACAAGTCATCCATGAATGGGAAACAACTTTTAACTCAGTCAACGAAATGATCTCAATCCATGACGCCGAAAACACCATCATCCGCGCAAACAAATCATTTGCCGATTTTTTCAACCTCTCACCAGACCAATGCATTGGAAAAAAATGCTATACACTTCTCCATGGAACAAACCACGTTCATCAACCTTGTCCTTGCCAACAAGTACAACAACTCAAAAAACCAATCACCGTGGAATTCTTTGATGAGCATCTCGGTAAAAAACTCCAAATATCAGCATCACCTATTATCAATGATCAAGGAATCGTAACCGGCTCAGTTCATATCATGCGAGAACTCAACAGATAA
- a CDS encoding transposase: MAQDQGTQLPVGLTIQPGNINDQKHFKVTYQKIKPGLRTGSVLVFDAGVTGIPNFDLLGSDKMRYLSRMKLNTSDIKHHLNTFNKEEWTPVVTGNRDEEVYGKQLVFPSRTKYLYFSQNLYDNTMKNRRKHLEQEYDEALDLRKTIQQGKRPRKKYRNSNHFLQTHLSYTFPLTGLSREQAIERALQLSITGKEGFFALVSSKDFSLHEALQYYREKDGVEKLFNSIKNELHVRPTRCWTQEAIDGSILIVYLAQLVISLLRYKHDKLRHLSTKFIMQSLSNFALTIVVGKNGVKNRVFSNFDWINTLVFFVEKHQDRRFFSLFGWLKTRKLCHVRNVF, translated from the coding sequence CTGGCACAAGACCAAGGAACTCAACTCCCTGTTGGACTGACCATTCAACCTGGGAACATAAACGATCAAAAACACTTCAAAGTCACTTACCAAAAGATCAAACCAGGACTCAGAACTGGGAGTGTCCTGGTTTTTGATGCCGGTGTCACTGGCATCCCAAACTTCGATCTCCTTGGTTCGGACAAAATGAGGTATCTCTCCCGGATGAAACTCAACACAAGCGACATTAAACACCATCTGAACACATTCAACAAGGAGGAATGGACACCTGTTGTCACCGGCAACAGGGACGAAGAGGTCTATGGGAAACAGCTGGTGTTCCCCAGCAGGACCAAATACCTGTACTTCTCCCAGAACCTCTACGATAACACCATGAAAAACAGGAGAAAGCACCTGGAACAAGAGTACGACGAAGCGCTAGACCTGCGGAAAACCATACAACAAGGGAAACGACCACGGAAGAAATACCGCAACAGCAACCACTTCCTGCAAACACACCTGTCCTACACCTTCCCCCTCACCGGCCTCTCTCGTGAGCAGGCGATAGAGCGTGCATTACAGCTTTCCATTACCGGGAAAGAAGGATTTTTTGCACTCGTATCAAGCAAAGATTTCTCACTTCACGAAGCACTCCAATACTACCGTGAAAAGGATGGTGTGGAGAAGCTGTTCAACAGCATCAAAAATGAGCTTCATGTGCGACCTACACGCTGCTGGACACAGGAGGCGATCGACGGATCCATCCTCATCGTCTACCTTGCTCAACTCGTCATAAGTTTACTCCGCTACAAACATGACAAGCTGCGTCATCTTTCAACAAAATTCATCATGCAAAGCCTGAGCAATTTCGCACTTACCATCGTTGTGGGTAAAAATGGGGTGAAAAACCGTGTTTTTTCCAATTTTGACTGGATCAATACCCTGGTTTTTTTTGTGGAAAAACACCAGGATCGTAGGTTTTTCAGCCTGTTTGGCTGGCTGAAAACGAGAAAATTGTGTCATGTGCGAAATGTGTTCTAA
- a CDS encoding C25 family cysteine peptidase: protein MKNTKTLMIVSMLLWSGFGASIIQATNNQTYETMQVVVSFSQPIVTNGNDGLSVSLAEATSVLNTPGGYMLPQVTKVFSFPFRTQIIGIDVVFSDITTQLLPQEPARATQPVSDLGFSAHIEEIDLSTYTLYPENQYSYSLATGRQGDSIVLFIVVRLTPVQFNQKDMLLTTAKTADITITYRVPEHPTILADTYDLLIITPDDFAAAVEPLVVHKNAMGVQTKLVTRSEICAGTYFPAQGRDCAEEMKYFIKSALESWGIKYVLLVGGRKGGVMQEKWWMPVRYSNLDDSSGFEASYLSDLYFADIYDAYGNFSSWDTNENGVFAEWKGATRDILDMYPDVFVGRLACLNTREVKLMVDKIITYETETYGSAWFKRFIGVAGDTYPGPTDPYYEGERANEAAFNLLESSGFTATMVWTSNGIFTGKKPVIDAYSKGAGFVHFSGHGNPNAWGNHPPHNDTFINGPTSFEMGKLKNKEMQPIVIVGGCHNAQFNTSLLNIVKGVLTDGLQYFSTKSPLGKYWYREWVPRCWAWAMAAQKNGGCIAIMANTGLGYGQPGENCLTMRGRFLEVLFFRSYSEGKTVLGETHGQDMIYYMHEYPPMSNVIDCKIVQQWALLGDPSLQIGGYPN from the coding sequence ATGAAGAATACAAAAACGTTGATGATCGTCAGTATGCTTCTTTGGAGTGGTTTTGGAGCTAGTATCATCCAAGCAACAAATAATCAAACCTATGAAACAATGCAGGTTGTTGTATCGTTTTCTCAGCCGATAGTTACCAATGGAAACGATGGGCTGTCGGTTTCTCTTGCTGAGGCAACATCTGTCTTAAATACACCTGGCGGGTATATGCTTCCTCAGGTTACCAAAGTTTTTAGTTTTCCGTTTCGCACACAAATCATTGGTATAGACGTGGTTTTTTCCGATATAACAACACAACTACTACCACAAGAACCTGCTCGTGCAACTCAACCAGTCTCTGATCTTGGTTTTTCAGCACATATTGAAGAAATAGATCTCTCAACATATACACTGTATCCTGAAAATCAGTATAGTTATTCACTTGCAACAGGTCGTCAGGGTGACAGTATCGTACTTTTTATTGTTGTACGGTTAACTCCTGTTCAGTTCAACCAGAAAGACATGCTGCTTACAACTGCAAAAACCGCTGATATTACCATTACTTATAGAGTACCAGAACATCCAACCATACTTGCTGATACCTATGATTTACTTATCATTACTCCTGATGATTTTGCTGCTGCAGTAGAACCCTTGGTTGTTCATAAGAATGCGATGGGGGTTCAGACAAAACTGGTTACCCGATCTGAGATCTGCGCTGGAACCTATTTCCCTGCGCAGGGTCGTGATTGTGCTGAGGAGATGAAATATTTCATTAAATCTGCATTGGAATCCTGGGGAATAAAATATGTTCTTTTGGTTGGCGGCCGGAAAGGAGGCGTTATGCAGGAGAAATGGTGGATGCCGGTTCGCTATTCAAATCTTGATGATTCCTCTGGTTTTGAGGCAAGTTATCTGTCTGATTTGTATTTCGCTGATATCTATGATGCCTATGGAAATTTCTCAAGCTGGGATACAAATGAAAACGGTGTTTTTGCTGAATGGAAAGGTGCTACCAGGGATATTCTTGATATGTATCCTGATGTGTTTGTCGGTCGTCTTGCGTGTTTGAATACCCGTGAGGTGAAGCTTATGGTTGATAAGATTATTACCTATGAGACTGAAACATATGGGTCTGCATGGTTTAAGCGTTTTATTGGCGTTGCTGGTGATACCTATCCTGGGCCAACAGATCCGTATTATGAAGGGGAACGTGCGAATGAAGCTGCGTTTAATCTGCTTGAAAGTTCTGGTTTTACCGCAACTATGGTATGGACATCCAATGGTATATTTACTGGAAAAAAGCCGGTGATTGATGCGTATAGTAAGGGTGCTGGTTTTGTGCATTTTTCAGGGCATGGTAATCCGAATGCATGGGGTAATCACCCACCGCATAATGATACGTTTATTAACGGACCGACGTCCTTTGAGATGGGGAAATTAAAGAATAAAGAAATGCAGCCGATTGTGATTGTTGGCGGATGTCACAATGCTCAGTTTAATACAAGTTTGTTGAATATTGTAAAAGGTGTACTTACTGATGGCCTTCAGTATTTTAGTACAAAGTCTCCACTGGGAAAATACTGGTATCGGGAATGGGTTCCCCGATGTTGGGCTTGGGCGATGGCTGCACAGAAAAACGGCGGGTGTATTGCGATTATGGCAAATACTGGTCTTGGGTATGGACAACCTGGTGAGAATTGCTTAACGATGCGTGGGCGGTTCCTTGAAGTCTTATTTTTCCGGAGTTACAGTGAGGGAAAAACAGTACTTGGTGAAACTCATGGGCAAGATATGATCTATTACATGCATGAATATCCTCCGATGAGCAATGTGATTGATTGTAAGATTGTTCAGCAGTGGGCATTGCTTGGTGATCCAAGTCTTCAGATTGGAGGATATCCAAATTAG
- a CDS encoding PKD domain-containing protein, whose protein sequence is MNKSRKILSYMEVFVILFSMGSMVLISFDSHALQIGPEITITTDQLEYYPGEQVSISGRILNDGQGVPSSPLCVHVNDSEENMIFGTCGLSNNYGNYTFTFSLDEYALLGTYHAEAHSYQFDIKTTTSFEVVSTVVIVEISGPCNGVTGVPVSFFGSATGGKKPYSWLWNFGDQQISAEQNPHHIYSTPGNYTVVLTVTDTDGHTGTDLLLITILPGENQTPNQPMISGPSSGKIKTEYTYNLSAVDPDGDQVYFWIEWCENCVEPQWIGPYDSGEIVPVQHAWEKKGMYTIRLKAKDTMGAESAWTTFEVSMPKENRIFRSMFFWFLKSRFPRFFG, encoded by the coding sequence ATGAACAAGAGCAGGAAGATACTATCATATATGGAGGTATTCGTCATTTTGTTTTCAATGGGTTCCATGGTTCTCATTTCGTTTGATAGCCATGCACTACAGATTGGACCCGAAATAACAATTACCACTGATCAGCTAGAATATTATCCTGGTGAGCAGGTTTCCATTTCTGGTCGTATACTCAATGATGGTCAAGGAGTCCCCTCATCTCCTCTCTGTGTACACGTGAACGATTCTGAAGAAAACATGATTTTTGGTACCTGCGGACTGTCAAATAATTATGGAAATTATACATTTACTTTTTCATTAGACGAATATGCACTGCTTGGTACCTATCATGCAGAAGCACACTCATATCAGTTTGATATTAAAACGACAACTTCCTTTGAGGTCGTATCAACTGTAGTGATAGTTGAGATATCAGGACCTTGTAACGGTGTCACAGGTGTTCCTGTATCGTTCTTCGGCTCGGCAACTGGTGGCAAAAAACCGTATAGCTGGCTGTGGAATTTTGGAGATCAGCAGATCTCCGCTGAACAAAACCCACATCATATCTATTCAACTCCTGGAAATTACACGGTTGTTCTCACAGTTACCGATACAGATGGTCATACCGGTACCGATCTGCTACTAATCACAATTCTACCTGGTGAAAATCAGACACCAAATCAGCCTATGATCTCGGGTCCGTCATCCGGAAAAATAAAAACTGAATATACCTACAATCTTTCAGCAGTTGATCCCGACGGAGATCAAGTGTATTTTTGGATTGAATGGTGTGAAAATTGTGTTGAGCCACAGTGGATTGGGCCATATGATTCTGGCGAAATCGTACCGGTACAGCACGCCTGGGAAAAGAAAGGAATGTATACCATCAGGTTGAAGGCAAAAGATACCATGGGTGCTGAGAGTGCATGGACAACGTTTGAAGTGAGCATGCCGAAGGAAAACCGTATCTTCCGCAGTATGTTTTTCTGGTTCTTGAAAAGTCGTTTTCCTCGTTTTTTTGGGTGA
- a CDS encoding NosD domain-containing protein, which yields MFKKNIIPLLMISFLFLTTTIFFASTVQSIIKNEKIISEPRTIYVDDDNHAGPWDGTPEHPYETITQAYNVAISGDTIFCFSGVYGIRDQRDCYMIINKSINLIGENRSNTYLFKRIGPEFYYLIVIDNVNISGFHFTVHSSCHVMTKIFVNASDHCTVTNNDFQDDFTMVGATAIIKIIDSEDIIISDNIIGRPNPPVNIIGTQGIILENSSNIQIYNNCIDEYFYGIVGKHLTKSNITNNQLYTLGGLQLVASSHNIISNNVIENGINGYGIYLLRSSDNSIIQNNFITNRIRIRKALFSDCTNTWDQNYWGRARLLPKIIFGEKTVNNKIVPAFQIDYHPARDPISL from the coding sequence AAAAAAATATTATACCTCTTTTAATGATTAGTTTCTTATTTTTAACAACAACTATTTTTTTTGCATCTACAGTTCAATCAATTATTAAAAATGAGAAAATAATATCTGAACCACGAACGATCTACGTTGACGATGATAACCATGCAGGTCCTTGGGATGGTACTCCTGAGCATCCATATGAGACAATAACACAAGCATATAACGTTGCTATCTCGGGAGATACAATCTTTTGTTTCTCTGGTGTTTACGGAATCAGGGACCAGCGTGATTGTTATATGATAATAAATAAATCAATCAACCTTATCGGTGAGAATAGAAGTAATACATATCTTTTTAAGAGAATTGGACCGGAATTCTATTACCTAATCGTCATTGATAATGTCAATATTTCTGGCTTTCATTTTACTGTCCATAGCTCATGTCATGTTATGACGAAAATTTTTGTGAATGCTTCTGATCATTGCACTGTGACGAATAATGATTTTCAAGATGATTTTACGATGGTTGGGGCAACAGCAATCATAAAAATAATTGACTCGGAAGACATCATAATTTCAGACAATATCATAGGTCGACCGAATCCACCGGTGAACATTATTGGTACTCAAGGAATCATTCTAGAAAATTCAAGCAATATACAAATTTACAATAATTGTATCGATGAATATTTTTACGGAATTGTAGGCAAGCATCTTACCAAGAGCAATATTACAAACAATCAGTTGTACACGCTTGGTGGGCTGCAACTTGTTGCATCATCTCATAATATAATTTCAAATAATGTCATTGAAAATGGTATTAATGGATATGGAATATATTTACTTAGATCCTCTGATAATTCTATTATCCAAAACAATTTTATAACTAATAGAATCAGAATTAGAAAAGCATTATTTTCTGATTGTACGAATACCTGGGATCAGAATTACTGGGGTAGGGCACGATTGCTTCCAAAAATAATTTTTGGTGAAAAAACCGTGAACAACAAAATAGTACCTGCATTTCAGATTGACTATCATCCTGCAAGAGACCCCATCTCGCTTTAA
- the rqcH gene encoding ribosome rescue protein RqcH, with translation MQRGLSAFDLMVVVHDLQNSIGSYIENIYQISRDEILIKITNKNTHEKEIIFIRNEELICITQQKFNVPEKPSVFAMTLRKYLQNGRITNITQHMFDRIIFISIGRADGEYTLVVELIPKGNIILLNSESVILASLIRQQWAHRTIKIHEKYVLPPSQINPFELSYQVFADLLKRSTKDLVRFFAVNLNFGGAYAEELLSRIGMDKTIKPHNLSEVDIQKLFDAMQQFLDIFRQKQFEPYQVRRDSAIVDVIPILFKSYAAENLELCGCFISGLEALISQRKQTKKTIATSLVKREALHRQLRQQQESIQEFQKRMLEKQKEGELIYHYQQALDQILTTAVDVLKQKDKTEGLGLLKKHQMVSDVNFENQTITVLLRDTDNTEYQVILDIYKSVSENAQNAYAERKKLSEKIKGALEAVEQTKAELANLEKHMQQEEREQHRAISTEKKSEKTYWFEQFRWFITSEGNVVVGGKDAKSNELVVKKYLRDGDRYVHADVHGAPSVIVKTKNIHDEHLSISEKSLEEACIYAASFSKAWNQFAEAQAYWVHPEQVSKTPQSGEYVPKGGFIIRGKRNYQRCTLELAVGKINLDGIEKLMCGPERAVQAYTDRYLVVVPGGMKKAIVAKIIARTFAVSVESVEQILPPGNMQISRSVGLTVEEGDYP, from the coding sequence ATGCAACGTGGGCTCTCAGCATTTGACCTCATGGTCGTCGTTCATGATCTTCAAAATAGTATTGGTAGCTATATTGAAAATATCTATCAGATAAGCCGTGATGAGATTCTGATCAAGATCACAAATAAAAATACGCATGAAAAAGAAATCATTTTCATTAGAAATGAAGAACTTATCTGCATCACACAACAGAAATTCAACGTTCCTGAAAAACCATCAGTATTTGCGATGACGCTTCGGAAATATCTACAAAATGGGCGCATCACCAACATAACGCAACATATGTTTGATCGGATCATTTTTATTTCCATTGGTCGTGCTGATGGGGAATACACCTTAGTTGTTGAGTTAATCCCTAAGGGGAACATTATTCTGCTCAATTCAGAGTCAGTTATTCTTGCCTCGTTGATTCGTCAGCAATGGGCCCATCGAACCATAAAAATACATGAAAAATATGTACTGCCGCCCTCGCAGATAAACCCTTTCGAACTATCGTATCAAGTATTTGCAGATCTTCTTAAAAGAAGTACGAAGGATCTTGTTCGTTTTTTTGCTGTGAATCTGAATTTCGGTGGAGCCTATGCTGAGGAGTTATTATCGCGTATCGGTATGGATAAAACCATAAAACCTCACAATCTTTCTGAAGTAGATATTCAAAAACTTTTTGACGCCATGCAACAATTTTTAGACATCTTCCGCCAGAAACAATTTGAACCATATCAAGTTCGGAGAGATTCTGCGATTGTCGATGTGATCCCAATATTGTTTAAAAGCTACGCTGCTGAAAATTTAGAACTCTGTGGATGTTTCATTTCAGGCCTTGAAGCGCTGATTAGTCAAAGAAAACAAACTAAAAAAACAATAGCGACTTCTCTAGTAAAAAGAGAGGCGCTCCATCGGCAATTGCGACAACAGCAAGAATCAATTCAAGAATTTCAAAAAAGGATGCTAGAAAAACAAAAAGAAGGAGAGCTAATCTATCATTATCAGCAAGCTCTTGATCAAATTCTTACTACAGCGGTTGATGTTCTTAAACAAAAAGATAAAACCGAAGGTCTTGGACTTCTTAAAAAACATCAGATGGTTTCTGATGTCAATTTTGAGAATCAAACGATAACCGTCCTTCTTCGTGATACTGATAATACTGAATATCAAGTGATTTTAGATATCTATAAAAGCGTATCTGAGAATGCGCAAAATGCGTATGCTGAACGTAAAAAACTCTCAGAAAAAATTAAAGGTGCACTTGAAGCTGTTGAACAAACAAAAGCTGAACTAGCCAATCTTGAAAAACACATGCAACAAGAGGAACGAGAACAACATCGAGCGATCAGCACAGAGAAAAAATCTGAAAAAACGTATTGGTTTGAACAGTTCCGCTGGTTTATCACTTCTGAAGGCAATGTAGTTGTCGGTGGAAAAGATGCAAAATCTAATGAACTTGTGGTTAAAAAATATCTTCGCGATGGTGATCGGTATGTTCATGCCGATGTTCATGGAGCGCCCAGTGTTATTGTAAAAACAAAAAATATCCATGATGAACACCTATCAATTTCTGAGAAAAGCCTTGAGGAAGCATGTATATATGCTGCTTCATTCTCAAAAGCATGGAATCAGTTTGCTGAAGCACAAGCATACTGGGTGCATCCTGAGCAGGTGAGTAAAACACCGCAGAGTGGTGAATATGTTCCGAAAGGTGGTTTTATTATCCGGGGGAAACGGAATTACCAGCGGTGTACGCTTGAACTTGCCGTGGGAAAAATCAATCTCGATGGTATCGAAAAACTCATGTGTGGACCCGAGCGTGCTGTACAAGCATATACTGATCGGTATCTTGTTGTGGTTCCGGGTGGCATGAAAAAGGCGATTGTGGCAAAAATCATAGCACGGACGTTTGCTGTATCTGTGGAATCAGTTGAGCAGATTCTTCCTCCGGGTAATATGCAGATCAGTCGCAGCGTTGGTCTGACCGTTGAAGAAGGTGATTACCCGTGA